The DNA sequence AAACATGATAATCTTGTAAGTGTGCTCGTTGTTATCAAGGTTGAACTCCATCCCCTCCAGTGTGAGAAGCAGTTCCTCTGTGGTGATTGTTGGAGGAGATAGTCGCTTTTTTGCATCCTTGATCCTCGTTTCCAGACCATCCAAGTCGTCCTTAATGATGTAATACTCTTCGGCCACGGTCAAGGTGGAGAAGTGCTGCACCTTTTCGTGCCCTTCGTCAACACCCACCTCACCGTTGTGAGCGCAGACATACATACATGTCAACGTAGGGTGACCACATGAAAAGTTGTATGTGATAATGTTCATGTGCATCTCTACTTCATCACCCTTGGCCTCACGCTCGAGACCCGCTTTGGGGGCTTCGTCACTCTCGTCCCTCCTGAAGTTCGCCCAGCACTCACAGTACCCTGAGCTACCCGAGTCGATGACGCTGAAGCACTCCTTGTCCATGTTACTTAAGCGGGAACCATTGGGGATGCAGTCGTCTGTTTCACGCCATTGGATGCAGAATGTCGCATCGTCAGCAAATTCGTTCTCGACATGCGATACATCCGATTCATTTGCCTTCATTGGCAGCTCAGCCAGTGGTGcattctcttccttctcggCCGCTATTTTCCTCTCCTCAAGCACTGCCAAACGCGATACCATCTTGGCATGCTGTGCCTCCAGTGCGGCAAGATCACTTGCCACTTCTtctcggcgccgctgtgcggCGATGCGCATctctgcttttctctccgcACTCTTCCTATTGGACTCCTGCTCCGTATGACGCTGCACCATAAGTTCTTTCGCCACCTCAGCGCATCTATTCGCGCATAAGACGGGCGTTTCAGCCTCGTCAGAGCCGTCACAACAGTCACAGATTCCGTCGTTCACGCGGTTGTGAGGAAACACTTGGGAAATGTGCGCATCGTCTGTACACTGGAATTTCCACTCCGGGGGAAGCAGAGTGACAGTACTGCCACGAAGTGCGATGCACGCCGACGTACCTGGCTCATCACTGCCATCAGCACAGTCGCATATGTCATCATTTACAGAACTAAATTGGATGGTGGCTGAGTCATCTAGACAACGAAAAGCCCCTACTTTTTGGGCTGCATCGAAATACGCAGCGTGATGGTGCAGCACACCAAAAACTCGGGCGTATACTGGAATGACAACAATGCACAGAAGAGCGACAGCGAAAGCAGTCCACCGCATAGCTGCCATCTGGAGTGCCACGATAGAACAAAAACGTAAATTGGTTGATTCAAAGA is a window from the Leishmania panamensis strain MHOM/PA/94/PSC-1 chromosome 26 sequence genome containing:
- a CDS encoding hypothetical protein (TriTrypDB/GeneDB-style sysID: LpmP.26.0970), which encodes MAAMRWTAFAVALLCIVVIPVYARVFGVLHHHAAYFDAAQKVGAFRCLDDSATIQFSSVNDDICDCADGSDEPGTSACIALRGSTVTLLPPEWKFQCTDDAHISQVFPHNRVNDGICDCCDGSDEAETPVLCANRCAEVAKELMVQRHTEQESNRKSAERKAEMRIAAQRRREEVASDLAALEAQHAKMVSRLAVLEERKIAAEKEENAPLAELPMKANESDVSHVENEFADDATFCIQWRETDDCIPNGSRLSNMDKECFSVIDSGSSGYCECWANFRRDESDEAPKAGLEREAKGDEVEMHMNIITYNFSCGHPTLTCMYVCAHNGEVGVDEGHEKVQHFSTLTVAEEYYIIKDDLDGLETRIKDAKKRLSPPTITTEELLLTLEGMEFNLDNNEHTYKIIMFDRIEQCDLEKVSYSILLGKWNSFAESTYSTWTKDTRDFSRMIYDDGLECWNSGSRRVEVHLVCGPENKLVMVEEPSFCKYSMMFETPAICDD